From the genome of Vitis riparia cultivar Riparia Gloire de Montpellier isolate 1030 chromosome 2, EGFV_Vit.rip_1.0, whole genome shotgun sequence:
ATTTAACACACAAAGGCAATATTATAGTAAGTATGTGAGCAAAGAGAGGGCTTGGTACACATAGGGCTACCTATACATACACCAAAGGTTGTGTTGCACGCATGGGCTCAACATAATGTAGTACTCGGCACTAGTGAGAGACCATGCAAGGATTGTGAGACACTAAAAGCATGACACAAAAGGCATAGGGGTGTAACACCTTGGTATTGGGGTAACCTAGTAAAGGGCTGCCAGCACATCAAGAAGATGACACTTGACATGGGATATTGCAAGGTACTTGACATGGGCTTGGTCGGGTGAGATGCTCATTAGACACATGACACgaaccaaaattttttttcaaaaaatggggTGGGTGTGGCATGCAACAGTACaataaacttataaaaataccATGATCAAAAAGGCTGTTGAGCATGATATAGGTGGCATGATAAGAAACAAGCAATGCAACTAACTACTGTACAAAAGGTAATGGATGAAGGCATGAGAGGAACCACTACCTAGATGTGAGTGGGATTAGTGGGCTCATTCCTAAGGCTTCTAGACACCacataagataaaaattaaatcaaaatagaattaattaacTTCTTGATTTCGTGACCTGCTATTGATTATGATTGTAATTGTAAGCCAATATGATTTCAAAGAACAGTAATTGTGAAATGAATTGGTTGATATGATGTAACTTACATGAAGCCAACGTGCAAGCCCATCattcaaaaacaaatgaaaaacaaaaccaattctGTACTCGCTCTAGCCATTTATCTGATTGgcttacaataaaaataatataaaattaaagaaccATTCCTTTCAACAAccatccaaaatttcattttcagttCTCACTAAACACACATAAACCAACCTACACCAATAATACAAAATCAAACACATTTATAACTTACTTCATTGTTGCTTGGACCCTCATcttttcttcctcctcctccttcctTATTCCTCTAAGCAACTCAAGCATTATGTGCCTGGAAAGCTCGCACTTCCGCGAATCAAAGCCAAGCAAAAACATACTATTACCATTGCTttacattgaaaatttttcaatcaaaccaaaaataaaggaatgtgTTGATATATGGCACAAGAACATGGCAGAAATTTTATGACagtaaaggaaaaacaaaactttttcagtaaagaaaaaaaacttggtATTTGaaagtatatttttattcacTGCATTGCTCTTTATATAGAGCTGAAACATAACAAAAAGTCAAGAAAATTTGCTAATTTCAAGCCATGTCTAACCAATTCCTAATATcaagccatatatatatatattgaaattagCAAATTCTCTTGACTTTATGTTATGTTTCAGCTCTATATAAAGAGCAATGCAATgaataagtatatttttattcacTGCATTGCTCTTTATATAGAGCTGAAACATAACAGAAAGTCAAGAAAATTTGCTAATTTCAAGCCATGTCTAACCAATTCCTGATATcaagccatatatatatatagaaaatatttcctaaagaCTTGGTCTATTGACCAATTATTCAGCAATTTTTTGTTTGCCCAGAACTGTAGCAACCTAAGGCACGTTTCCAACACTCCTCCTTGCCTTAGTAGTTGCAGAGGCCTATTTTGCTTCTTAAGGTTTCAAATCTAGCTTTTGGTAGAGCCTTGGTTAACACATATGCAATTTGATCCTCAATCTTGCAATAAAGCAGTTTAACTTCACCATCCTTTTGTTCTTCTCTTAAGTGATACAACTTGATCTTGAAATGCTTAGTCTTGTCATGAAAAACAGAACCATTTGAAATTGTAATTGCAGCTTGGTTATCTACATGAATCTGTGTTGGTTCATTTTGCTTCATGTGTAGATCTACAAGTATTTTTCTGATCCAAATTGCTTGATTTACAGTAGCATTGGCTGCTACATATTCTGCCTCTGCTGTACTTTGAGCTATCACATCTTGTTTTTTTGAGGACCATGAAAAATTCCGGATCCAAAGATGAAACAAAATCCTGTTGTACTTCTCATGTCACAATAGAACTTGCCCAATCACTATCAGAATAACCATGAAGTTTAAAATTCTGACAGTAAGAATATTTAATGCCATAATTTGTTGTGCCCTTGATATATCTTACAATCCTTTTGGCAGCTTGAAAATGCACTTCACTGGCACAATGCATGAATCTTGAAAGCAGGCTTACTGAAAACATTATGTCTGGTCTGGTGGCTGTAAGATACATCAAGCAACCAATTAGGCTCCTGTATTGGCTTTCATCCACTTTTTCTGCTCCATCATCTTTGCTAAATTTCTCCTTTTGATTCATTGGTGTGTTGGTCCTTTTGCAATCTTCCATGTGAAATTTGTTAAGTATTTCCTTTGCATACTTCTTTTGGCTTATGAAGACTCCATCATGATTTTGCTTCACCTCCATACCCAGAAAGTAGGACATCAAGCCAAGGTCTATCATCTCAAATACTTTGAGCATTTCAACTTTAAACTCTTTTACCAGTTTCTCATTGCTACCTGTTACAAGCATATCATCGACATAAACAGAAACTACAATTAAGTTAGCATTTATTCCTTTTACATATAATGTAGCTTCACTTGGACTTTTAACAAATCCAAGACTTTGAAGATGTTCATCAATCCTGCTGTACCAGGCCCTGGGAGCCTGTTTAAAACCATATAAGGCCTTATTCAACAAGTAGACCTTCTCCTCTTGTCCCTTGACTTGGAATCCCTCGGGCTGCTCCACATAAATTTCCTCTTGAAGATAACCATTTAAAAAAGCAGATTTTACATCCAACTGGTAAGTCTTCCATTCCTTTTGTGCTGTCAAAGCAAGCAACATTCTGATTGTATCCAAGCGTGCTACTGGAGCAAAAGTTTATGAGAAATCCACTTCAAACACTTGACTATTCCCCTTCACAACTAATCTGGCTTTGTATTTATTTACATAACCATCTGCATTAAGTTTGGTTCTATAAACCCATTTGACTCCAATGACCTTTCTGTGTTGAGGTCTGTCCACCAACTCCTAGGTGTCATTCTAGGCCTTTGTTTCTCGTGGCACTATTTGAGTAGAGCACATCTCCTTTCCAAGTTCTTCAATTTTGCCTTTGTTTACCTCCATCAAGTCCCAGCATTTGACAGTCTCACCCACTGGGGACTCCGTACCATTGAGTAAGCGAAACGAATTTTCCCCCTCATCTCGCTCCTTTCCGTCCCCAGAAAGGTCACAATACTCCCCCAATGGAGTCCGAtcggaaaaagaagaaggagaagaagagggcccaaaaaccaaacaccCAAACTGAAAAGAATCACTCTTGTACCTCAACGCTTCCTCAAAAAGGGCGAGATCAGTCTTCGATCTCTCTTCGGGGTGGAGCTCTACCTCACAAAGCCTGCGCTGGCCATCTTTCTCCCAAAACAGGGGAGTTTCAGAGAATGGACTCCTCGAAGGACTTAGGCTAGACCTCTTTGAGTTTTGGGCCACACCAAAGTGGTCTTTGGACTCCACAGACTGGGGTGGGCTTTGACCGTCGTCTGATCTAGCCGGCCCAAAACCCACGATAGTCTTCCAAGCCTTGGCCCGTCTAGGATCCTCCACCGCCTTCGGCCTGAAGGAGAACTTACTTAGCCTCAAGAGAGAGGGCTGGGTCTAGTCCCTCAGGCCCATAGCCTAGCATGGAGCTTCGAGGCTCCCCCAAGAGGCCCAACTTGATGGGCCTACCCAACGATCTCACAACTCCCTGGGGCCCATAAGGCGACCCAGCAAGCCCATGAGAACAGTCCAGGGGCACCCCGACCGGCTTGTTTGCCCCCGCGTCCCATCGGCAGACTGTGTTTGGTCCTCGAGCCTTGGACCACCTTCATCCTCCAACACGCGCTTGCCCTCGCGTGGCAGAACCTCACCCTTGATCTCTCCTATTGCTTTGAAGGGTTTCCCCCTTTCTCCAACCGACAGCAATCTTAGCGTCGGCCTAGTCTCCTACCACAAAGATAAGGAATAGTGCATGCTTTCGACCCAAATTTCCACCGTATTAGGGATTTTCTCTCCATTAAGCTTCACCAGGATCCTGGCCCACTGCAACTCCTCCATCTTCTCCGTTTTAGCGTCGATATCCAAAAACCCCCCACACTCCTCCCCTATCCTTCTTAGGATGGCCCGATCCCATAAAGAGATGGGTAATCCTACGATTCTCACCTGggcctctctctctttctctctctctccctccatCAAACATCCCGTCATCTGGCTCCACTTCTCCAAACGCATGAGGAAACCTCCGATCGAGACTTCCCCACCTTTTAGGGCTTTCTCAGCTTCTGCCATCACCTCAAATTCCAATAACGCCTTGCCACTTTCCAATTTAGCCAGTCCTAAGTTGCCCTTCAGCCCCCACAACTTTGCCATTTAGGTCCCCCAGCTTCTCAAGTCGTCCTCCCTTCCTAGCTTGGGGTCCCAGCAACCAACAAGACAGTGGGCTAGCTTCTTCAAGTTTTGGCTTAAGACCCTGTTGTCGACTTTCACCCTAACCACCGCTTCTCCATTGTTGCAAGGCTGCTTAACCACCTCCGCGAAGGATTTGCCCAACAAGGGTTTCCATGACTTTTCCTTATCCTTCTGTCTCACTTACCTTTCGGAAGCAACTTCCACCCCCCGTAACGCCTCCAACAGAAGAGCCCAACCCCCTTTTGCTCCTCTGCCTTTGGGTACAAAGATGCTAAATCTTTCTTTTCCCGGTCGACAACACCCAAACGGAGGAAGCATCCCCCTTTGTTTTCGCTGCGCACCAACGAGAAGGTCCTCCCATTCTCTTGCCAAAGTTTCTCCCAATGTCCAGTTCTTGTGTCCTTGGTGCAGAAAACCAGACCTTCCAGGAGCGGCCCTAAGCTTGCCGGCCCCAACTTAATCCATGAAGAGACTCCTCTCTTTCTTTCCACAATGAAGATTTGCATCTtgcccttcttcttttttgtctCAACCTCAAAGGTCTTCGACTCCACCCCAAAACTACTTTTCCGAGCCCCTGACTGGACAAAGATCGCCGCGTCCCCGTTCGCGCCCTGAAGCAATCGCTCTTCTCCATCACTCTCGCTCACTCTCTCTCTAGacctttctctctcctccatctCCCCCCTCCTTGggaattaaaaccaaaaaaattgcatttagGCTCTTTACAAAACTGCCATGCTCAATAAGATACGGATTATGATACGTATCAATTTCCATAAAGAGTGTATCATATCATTGCATTGTATTGcaagtttttaactaatatgCTCCTATTTTTATTGAGGAAGATCTTGGAGGACTCTTAAGACAATGTTTCTTTGGATGTTCTGGAATACATTtttcaatctctctctctctccccccctcTCTACATGCCCCCTTGCTGCTCCTCTTACTTTCCATTTTTGATAAGCTACCTCTCATCTCTTTTATTTCTTAACTATTTGGTTAGAGAAtgtgttatttgattttttttctttttcatttttcaatagaTGGATGTATTATACCTTCTTTAGACTTGCAAGCCTGTCCTCCAGTTTATTGCtttatctcaaatttttctCAGTTTCTTTCTTTATCTTAAATCTTTTGTGCCTTTAGTACGGGTTTCGGAAATGTGCTTAATTGATTTTATACATCAGAAGGCATGTGTTAACtgctatttgtttattttgttcaatttaTGCCAAACTGACTGTTATGATAAGCATTGAAAGAATTGCAACCAAAAAATGTCACAATGATTGTTCCTTCaggaaaagaaagggaaagaaaaaactaCAAGCTGCTGTAAGAGAAACAATCCAGTACCATCCTCACTGGTCACATAGACAGTGACCCCTAGACTCTTCTAAAGTCCGAATTTTCATAATAGCTACCTGATTATACCCACACTTTTCACTCAGTCTTGGAACAATGTTACTGCCATAAGTGAAACAATCCTGTACCATCTGAACTGGTCAAATGGACAGTTGTCCCTAGACTCATCTAAAGTCTGAATTTTCCTACTAGCAAGGGTAGTAGCTTCCTGATTATACCTGCACTTTCCACTGATGGTCTTGGAACAATGTTAAGTACAAGTTTAGCactattttttcttcagatttagTCATATTTCTAAATTGTGGGGTTCAAACCTGTTGCACAGCATTGAATTCTTTAATGAACTGTGCACGTTGAAATTTCCATATTTTCAGCAAGGTAATAGCtataaaataggatttttttcaGCAATTATCCTCACTTTGATAATGTCTTATAGCATTAAATTGGAATCTCCACTccaatgatatatataaaagtatgttattttgtttgttGACATGGTCATTTACTGTGCTCTTCACCAGGAGAAAAAGTTGGAATGGGGCAAGGGCTTGGCTCAAAAGCGGGAAGCTGAAACTAAGCAGCAAGAATTAGAACTTGAGAAGGACAAACCATTTGCTCGGACCAGGTAAAGCTAAACGGGTGTGAGGGATGTCTGAGGTCTAGTTCTTTGGTTCAAATGTGCTATTACAGTATTGGAGGATTATATTATTTAAGACCTCACTGGCAAATTAGCCATTTACACATCCTGCTTGAAGCATCTGATTCTTTGGTTTGTTAGTTTCCTTTTTTGCTTTGCTTGTAGAGTCTCGTTAACCATACACTTGAAAATGTAAACCATATTTGTAACAGCATATCTGTTTTTAAGTATAACAAATGGCTTACACACCAGCATTCCTAACAAGGGGAGTCTTCTTCTCTTGCCTTCTGATGACTACTGCTTTTGTTTGCAGAGATGATCCAGAGCTCGATAAAATCCTGAAGGATAGAGTAAGATGGGGTGATCCTATGGCACATTTAGTGAAGGTAATCAAATGACTTGCTTATTTAGTTCCTGCGATAGACAGTTGCCCACGTATTCTTGacctttatttactttttctaatttcaaCTTATTTCAGAGAAAAAATTCTGAGCTGATTCTGCCAGACCTGGGGGATGGTGAGAAGATGAAAGAATCAGGATTTATAATTCCTCAAGAAATTCCTAGTCACAGCTGGATAAAACGAGGATTAGATGCTGCACCGAATCGATATGGTATAAGACCAGGGAGGCACTGGGATGGCGTCGATCGGAGTACTGGTTGGTTGATTCACATTCCTTCCTTACTGACACAGGACTAGTCCCAAGAAAATAGTCAACTagttttagaataatatttaaattaccTAGGAAACTTGAGACTTGTAGTACTTGGTTACTTATGGtagataaaatgaaaaaaaaatagatctcTCCTTGAAAGGTTATTAGGATAAATAggagaaaaatgattaaaaaaaaaaatctttttgtcttttattctGAATTTTCAGTCAATGGAAATCTCTCCTTGAGAGTTTTTCTGGTGGATTCTAGACTTTCTTGGGTTAGATGTGTTCTATCctcttttcttgctttttgCTGTGTCACTTACAGTGAAATGCTTCTATTTTATTCCTAGGAAACAAAGTCTATTATGAGCCTGGCTGCAGGAATCTTACCATGCCCTTGATATGGTGAGCCCGTTGACAGGGTAGCCTTCTATTTGAGGTTATGGGGGTTCTTGTGCTGGGCAACATAGCAGAGGTGGAGAAATGACATAAATTGCATAAATTAGATATATTTCTGTTAATCAAAGTTGATTGGTTCTGTTGTGCATCTTGTGGTAGGTTTTGAGAAGCAGATGTTTAAAAGAACGAATGAGAAACAAGCTACAGAGAGAGAAGCTTATCTCTGGTCTGTGGCAGATATGTGATGAAGGTACCAAGTAAGAAGACATCAAGGCCGCTCAATTTTCAGACAGAAGCCAAGGATGCGATTTGGGTTGTTCTATATACTTCAGGAAAAGCAAGGGTGACATCCTTAAATGAAGATAGCAGCAAAAGATCTTGCACAATTGTGAGGAAGGAGAGGATCATAGAAATTGGGGGAAATTGTGAACTAAATGGGGTTTTTTGATACATGAACAATGGAGGATACGTGGACTTCTTGTCAAGGTTTTCCTGCTGCTTGACTGAGAAACTGTGATTGTGTTGGTACTTCATTGGATCATTGTGGCAACATCCCTgagtttaaaaaagaaaaagaagaaagttaaCGACAGTTTCCTAATCTGATTTTAATTTACTTTGTTTCACTTATATATGTCTGCCTGCCTGTTTGTGTGAATGCGAACATGATAACATCCCTGCAAATTTATAATGCTTTGGAAAATGTTAGGGTATTGGATGGAGTATCTGTCGAACTTGTCATCCCGATCATCAAAAATCCATTGTGAAATCTAACTCTTTGGATGAGGATATAAACATCAGGATCAATGTACAAAACCAAGGtatgaaaaataatgtgatGAAGTACAAAAGATAGGATTTAGACACAATGCAATGAGAAGAGTTTGCATACAAAGCAATGAGACTTCATTGTGCATGTGGCGTCTTGTGATGGATACTGTAGTGGGACCCGGGTAAAATGTGAGGCCCATTCATATATAAATACGTCACATTGGTTGTGCCGTTGTGGGGAGCCAGTGATCACGCCTCTGTTTCAAAGCTGTATCCTCCCTCCCGCCAAATTCCGAATGGGCGTTAGGTTCAAACCCTCCCACCCAACTGTCCGCTTATCTTCACTCTCTCTTGAAAAATTCCTCAAATCCCGCAAAAACCTCTCTAAAGCCCCTCCAAAACTCTGGTCCGACCATGGCCATGGGCCTCCAGAAGAAGACGACCAACCACTCCCTATCTTAAAGCTAAGCCACCACATTTTGCGCACCTTAGAATCATGCTGTGGTTCAATGAAAGAGTTCAACCAAATCCACACCCAACTCATTGTCTCCGGCCTCCTTCAACAACCTCTAGCAGCGGGCCGAGCTGTCAAGACGCTTTGTTCTTTTCCGGATTCTGTCCAACATGCGGTTTCGCTGTTTGAAGGTCTGGAAGAGCCGGATGCGTTTATATGTAACACCATTATGAGAACCTATGTGAATGTGAATGATCCATATACTGCTCTTGGGTTTTACTATGAGCAAATGGTTCGTAAATGTGTTGCTCCCAATCATTACACCTTCCCTCTTTTGGTGAAGGTTTGCTGGGAGATTGGGTCGATTGGAGACGGGGAAAAGATCCATGCCCGGATATTGAAGTTTGGGTTTGGATTGGATTTGTTTGTTCGAAACTCCTTGATCCATATGTATTCAGTTTGTGGGAGAATTGGGGATGCAAGAGCAATGTTTGAGGTGTGTTCTATATCGGATTTGGTGACTTGGAATTCCATGATTGATGGGTATGTAAAGAATGGGGAGATCGGTGCTGCTCGTGAACTTTTTGAGGAAATGCCTGAGAGAGATCTATTTAGTTGGAATTCGATGATTGCAGGGTATGTTGGAAATGGAGACATGACGGCTGCGGAAGACTTGTTCTACAAGATGCCATTTAGAGATATTGTTTCCTGGAACTGTATGATTGACGGATATGCTCAGGTTCAGAATATGGAAATTGCTTGTGAGCTTTTTAATTGGATGCCATATCGAAATGTAGTTTCTTGGAATATCATGTTGGCTCTTTATGTGCGGATCAAAGACTATGATGAGTGTTTGCGCATGTTTGATAAGATGATGGGAGAGACTATGCCAAACGAGGCTACCCTTGTGAGTGTCTTGACTGCTTGTGCACACTTAGGGAGGCTTGATAGGGGCAAATGGATTCATtcttacattaaaaataatagggTGATTGAACCTGATGTGTTACTTTCAACTGCGCTCTTGACAATGTATGCAAAGTGTGGAGCCATGGATTTGGCTAGAGATGTGTTTGACAAGATGCCCAACAGAAGTGTTGTATCTTGGAATTCGATGATTATGGGATATGGCATGCATGGCCAGGCAGATAAAGCCCTAGAAATGTTCTTGGATATGGAAAAGAGAGGTCCAATGCCAAATGATGCTACTTTTATATGTGTTTTAAGTGCATGTGCACACTCTGGAATGATTTTGGAGGGTTGGTGGTACTTTGATCTAATGAGGCGGGTTTATAAGATCGAACCGAAGGTTGAGCACTATGGTTGCATGGTTGATCTTCTTGGGCGGGCAGGTTTGATGAAAGATTCGGAAGAGCTTATAAGGAAGATGCCGATGGAGGGGGGAACTGCCTTATGGGGAGCACTACTTTCTGCTTGTAGGACTCACTCAAATTCAGAGCTTGCAGAGATCGTGGCCAAAAGGCTAATTGAGTTGGAACCAAGGGATATTGGGTCCTACTTGCTGTTATCAAACATATATGCTGCAGAAGGAAAATGGGACGATGTAGAAATTGTCAGAAAGATGATGAAGGAAAGGGGTTTAACAAAAACAACAGGGTTTAGCCGGGTTCACATTGAAGAGTTTGGGACTCAATCCTTTGTTGAAGATGCTTCAGTCCACAGAAAGAGCATGATGTATTCCATTTTGAGTGACATGGCTACTCAGATGAAATTGTCTTGTGGAGATTATGATGAAGTAGAGAACTTAACAGTAAGTTGTTCATGATGAGTAGTTCAAATGGACATGTACCCtgataaaaaaactattgaaaAGAGAACTTGGTAGCAGGTTGAAAATTCTAAATGGACTGGGAAAAACCATGGTTCAAGTGGTGATAAAGACCATACAAGCATGGTTTAGCAGACAATATAACTTGGAATGAAAGCTTTAGAACATCTGGTTGCAACTTGCTGGGGTAAGAATGACAGTTGGTGCAAGTAATATGTCCAGGGTTGTACTTGATATGGTAGGAGGGTACATCCAACTGCAACTTACTGGGTTAAGAATGACACTTGGCCTGATAGTATCTCCAAGGGTGCTCCTAAGTGTGTAAAAAACTCTGGGAGTTTAAGCTGCATGTCAGGGTGAGGGTGCAATGTACTGATGTTATGTAAAAAGATGTTGTATTTCTTGTGGGGATGGTTGTTTAGATCGACATCTTTGtgtatttttaatccttaatcCATGCTAAAACCACGCTAGAAAATTATGGAAAGTTGATGGCAGTGGTGTTGGTTTGGTTTATTGAATATTATCTCAAATCTTCCATTTATCTGAATCTATTACAGGTCAAGGTAGCGCATGGGCATGTGGATCCTGTAAATTGGATTTTACAATTTAAGGATAGAACAAAGTCTCTGAAGCAATGTGGGGGCTAGTGAAAGCTGCTTTTAGATTGAATTGCTTTTTGTGaagcctttttccttttcccctcCTTCCTACAGTTTTTTCTCAGTTGTTTTCAGTTCATTTTCAGTTGTAGCTTACAATGTGTTTGAAGGTCTAGAACTTGAAGTATCGGCTAATTGACATTACCTGAGCATTTTAATGCTCTGAATACTACAAATAACTTCATACTTTCAAAATCCTTGCAATATGATGATCAATGCACTTTTTCTGTAACTGTTATTAATATTTGTTCCAGGTCCAACATGGTTGCAATATCTTTAGGTTCCAAGCACTTGTCATTGCTCTCTAATCCAGCCAAGAAAGCAGGTCTGCACAAAGTAGTGATCtctgttgattattttatttagtttttaatagtagttaaaaaaatgaaaatttacaGCAaacatatgaataaattaaaagtgaTGATACTTGCTTTGGCACATGTCTTACACATGATATTTGTATTGTTgggaatttaaattttctttatttataatatgtacTCTGTTTGTCGTTTTCATGGAAGTAATTTTAGATAAGAGTGGGAGTGGTTGTTGTTTATTGGGATCTTGCaacttctgtttttttttcagTGGTTGTTGTTTAGTGGTTGTTTCTGAATTAGAAGAAAGGAAAGGGGAACCTATTGACTAGTCTCCATCCCATTCTTTCTCTGGTGGGGAAAGCTCAAACCTCCTTTGCTTTTCTGCATAAAGaataatctaattaaaaaaaaaaacatattaaagatgACTATGGCTTGTTTGCAAGCTTCTCCCAATCCTCAGTGTCTAAGAAGTCCAAGAAAGAATTCTTACTTATTTCATCTCTTAAGTCTACAACCCCTAAACTCAAGCAAATTCATGATCTGAGATTATGAACCCATGTTAGAGGAGACAAAGCATGTTGATCCCTGTGAACTTTTCCAATCCCTTTCCTTACCAATTACCACAGGCTAAGGAATCATGATGGTTAGGGACAGACTATCAGGCAATCTTGTGAAAAAGAAGATGCCATCTTGTATGATCTTGTATCACATCCAAGTGCCAAACAGCTACTAAAATTCTATGACAAGGTACACAATGATGAGAAGCTAGTGGGGTTGGGGAGCCTCCACACACCAGCTTTAGAAACCCACAAAAGGAAAACAGGGACACCGAATCTCTCAACTTCCAGGCAGGCCAATAACACGGTCTCTATACAGTGTTTCTTGAATTCTGATTATTTACTGCATGTCAAATTTGTCTGCTGTGAATGCTCAATCAAGAGTAACCATAAAAGTCTCCTAAAATTTTTGTGAAGTCTGGTGTAAAGGCATAAGGGGGCTGTTTCTCTACTGTGGTTGGTAGTGTTTTCATGTAAATAGAGATATCATAAACTTTACTGTCTAGAATGACTGctttaattaaagaaattcaaatatgattagGAATCTTTGAATTTTAATAGTCAATATCACAATGATTACAATCAAGAACACCTACCACCAAAGTCTATCCTCATCTTTAAGGAGGAAaataaagccaaaaaaaaaaaaaacatattaaaagtaCAAACA
Proteins encoded in this window:
- the LOC117929354 gene encoding pentatricopeptide repeat-containing protein At3g29230-like; amino-acid sequence: MGVRFKPSHPTVRLSSLSLEKFLKSRKNLSKAPPKLWSDHGHGPPEEDDQPLPILKLSHHILRTLESCCGSMKEFNQIHTQLIVSGLLQQPLAAGRAVKTLCSFPDSVQHAVSLFEGLEEPDAFICNTIMRTYVNVNDPYTALGFYYEQMVRKCVAPNHYTFPLLVKVCWEIGSIGDGEKIHARILKFGFGLDLFVRNSLIHMYSVCGRIGDARAMFEVCSISDLVTWNSMIDGYVKNGEIGAARELFEEMPERDLFSWNSMIAGYVGNGDMTAAEDLFYKMPFRDIVSWNCMIDGYAQVQNMEIACELFNWMPYRNVVSWNIMLALYVRIKDYDECLRMFDKMMGETMPNEATLVSVLTACAHLGRLDRGKWIHSYIKNNRVIEPDVLLSTALLTMYAKCGAMDLARDVFDKMPNRSVVSWNSMIMGYGMHGQADKALEMFLDMEKRGPMPNDATFICVLSACAHSGMILEGWWYFDLMRRVYKIEPKVEHYGCMVDLLGRAGLMKDSEELIRKMPMEGGTALWGALLSACRTHSNSELAEIVAKRLIELEPRDIGSYLLLSNIYAAEGKWDDVEIVRKMMKERGLTKTTGFSRVHIEEFGTQSFVEDASVHRKSMMYSILSDMATQMKLSCGDYDEVENLTVSCS